The DNA region TTTTCTCCAGGACAAAAGGTATTGTCGCTTGGCACGTTCGGTTGCAATATGAGTTGTCGCTATTGCCAGAATTGGACGTTATCGCAGCAGGAACCGGCAACGAAGTATCTATCGCCGCAGGACGCCGTTGCGTTGGCGTTGCGCTACCGTGAGAGGGGCAACATTGGCTTGGCTTACACCTATTCGGAGCCGACCGTTTGGTATGAGTATGTATGGGATACGGCGCAGGCAGCCAGAGAAGAGGGCTTGAAGAATGTTGTCGTGACCAATGGCTTCATCAACCAAGAACCTTTGAAAAGGTGGCTTGAAGTCATTGATGCGATAAACATTGACGTCAAAGCGTTTAACAAAGAGTTTTATCGGAAAATATGCGGCGCGGAATTAACGCCGGTGCTAAAGTGCGTGGAGATGGCCGCTCGGCGTTGCCATGTTGAAATAACGACACTGCTGGTACCGGGGCATAACGATGATCTGGCGGAAGTCGAAAGTCTGGCGCGCTGGCTGGCGGGCATTAATCCGGATATTCCGCTGCATCTGACGCGCTACCATCCGGACTATCAGTTCACTGCGCCAGAGACGCCGCTGAGCATGCTAAGCGCAGCGCAGGAGGCGGCGCGAACGCATTTGCACTATGTTTATATCGGCAACGTGGCGGGCGAGGAAAAAAACAGCTGTTGTCCGCATTGCGGGGCGGTATTGTTGGAGCGTTTTGCCGGAGATATGTCTGCTGAAGTGGGGCAGGAATGTCTGCAGTGCGGCGCGAAGATTCAGTTTACAGGACCATACTTGTAGAAAGGGGAAGAAACTTATGAGATTTGACACGAAGAAATGAAGACACGAAGCTGTGAAGAAGGGAAGAGTGAATTTTTTTTAGTCTCTTTTTCTTTCTTTTGTAGCTTCGTGTCTTCGTGTTGCGATGTTCAAAAGTAAGTTTATGAAAAAAGTTGCAATCATCATTGCATTATTATGCAATGATGATGTATAATTAAAACAGTGCAAGGGAGGTATGGACATGAAGGTCAGTATTATAGGCGCTACCGGTTATGCCGGAGCTGAACTTATCCGTTTGGTTGCCGCCCATCCAGAGGCGGAACTTCTCCATATTACATCGGAAAGCAGTACCGGGCAGGCTATCGATCAGTTGTATCCGCATTTGCGCGGTCTTGAAACTAAGGTGCTCGGCAGTATGAACCAATTGGAAGAACTTGCGCAAAGCGATCTGGTCTTCATCGCGCTGCCGCACGGACATGCAATGACCAGCGGCAAAGCGCTGGCTGAAGCAGGCGTCAAGGTCGTCGACCTGGGAGCGGATTATCGTTTCAGCGACGAAGCGGTATATGAAGAGTGGTATAAGGTAAAGCATACGCATCCCGCTTCCGGTGCGGTATACGGGCTGACCGAACTGAATCGCGCCAAGGTTAAGGATGCCAAAATCGTCGGCAATCCGGGCTGTTATACAACGGCTTCGATTCTGGCGCTTGCGCCGCTTGTGAAGGCGGGACTCGTAGAAACGGACAGTCTGGTCATCGATGCGAAGTCCGGCGTATCCGGCGCGGGACGCGGTTTTAGCATGAACAGTCATTTCACCGAAACCTGGGAAAATTTTAAGGCGTACAATATTGCCGGACACCGGCATACGCCGGAAATCGAACAGGCGCTGTCGCTGCTGGCGGGGGAAGCATTGACGCTTACGTTCACGCCGCATCTGGTGCCGATGAGCCGCGGCATACTCAGCACCTGCTATGGAAAATTGAAAAACGGCGTTACGCCGCAGCAAATCACGAACGCATTCGAAGAGATGTACGCAGGGGAATATTTTATCCGACTGCTTGGGCTCGGCGGCTATCCGGCGACGAAGAATGTCCGAGGCAGTAATTTCTGCGATATCGGCTGGCATCTCGACCAGCGTACCGGGCGGGTCGTCGTCGTATCGGCGATCGATAACCTGGTCAAAGGCGCAGCCGGACAAGCGGTGCAAAATATGAACGTTATGTCCGGATTCGACGAAAAGGCCGGACTGGAACTCGTACCCTTATATCCTTGATGAAATCGAGTGAATGATGGAGGAATGAAGATGCAAATTGAAGATATGAAAATCCCGCAAGGGTTTTACGGCGGCGGTGTGAAAGCGGGCATTAAGAAAAGCGGCAAGGAAGATGTTGCTGTACTCTACAGTAAAGTTCCGGCGAACGGTGCGGCTGTGTTCACGACGAATACGATGGCGGCGGCTCCGGTCGTTGTTTCCCGCAGAGTCGTACAAAACGGTAAAGTACAGGCCATCGTGGTGAATTCGGGTTGTGCCAATGCCTGCACCGGCGTGCAGGGGCAAGTGGATGCGCAGGCAATGGCGCATCAGACGGCAGGGCTCCTTAATGTAGCGCAGGATGAAGTTATTGTGGCATCGACCGGTGTGATCGGAGTGCCGCTCCCGATGGGCAAAATTAGCGCCGGCATCAAAAGCGCGGTCGAGAAAAGTAGCGCTGACGGGTTTGAAGACGTCAAGCTGGCGATGATGACGACCGATACGTTCCCCAAGACCTGCAGCGTCGACTTCACGCTGGGCGGCAAACCGGTACGGATTGCCGGGTTGGCAAAAGGATCGGGCATGATTCATCCCAATATGGCGACGATGCTCTGCTTTATCATGACGGATGCCGACATTGAGGCAGACGTTTTGCAAACGGCGCTCAAACATGCGGTTGATCAGTCGTTTCACCGCATTACGGTAGACGGCGACAGCAGTACGAACGATATGGTCGCGGTTCTGGCCAATGCTCTGGCAGGAAACGCTGCGATTACGAAAGCTGCGGGCGAAGATTACGGCGCCTTTTTAAAAGCGCTGACTGCCGTATGCATCCACTTGGCAAAACTGGTGGCGCGCGACGGCGAAGGAGCGACCAAGTTTCTTGAAATCACCGTTCAGGGTGCAACGAGTGAAGCGGATGCACACAAGGCGGCGATGGCAATTGCCAAATCACCGCTCGTCAAGACCGCGTTCTTCGGACAGGATCCCAACTGGGGGCGCATTCTCTGCGCAGTCGGTTATTCCGAAGCGGCGGCCGATCCGGAAAAAGTGTCGCTGACGATCGGCGGACTGCCGGTTGTCAAAGAAGGACAGGGCGTCGCCGATCAAACGGGCGCACTGAAAGACGTGATGGCTGAACATGACATCAATGTGGTGGTTGACTTAGGAGTGGGCAGTGAGGCGGCTACCGTCTGGACCTGCGATTTCTCTTATGAATATGTGAAAATCAACGGTGAATATCATACCTAAAGGAGAGGATGCGGATATGATGACGAATCCAGTCAACAAAGCGCAAGTGTTAATTGAGACGTTGCCGTACATTCAAAAATTTGCCGGTAAGACCGTAGTGATAAAATATGGCGGCAATGCGATGGTCAGCGAAGAATTGAAACACAGCGTGATTCAGGATATCATCCTGATGCAGTGCCTGGGCATGAAACCGGTTGTCGTGCATGGCGGCGGGCCGGAAATCACCGGCTATTTGAAAAAGCTGGGCAAAGAAACCGAGTTTGTCAGCGGTTTGCGTGTCACCGACGCCGAAACGATGAATGTCGCAGAAATGGTGCTGGTCGGCAAGCTGAACAGCGAAATCGTCCGTCTTTTCAACCAAAACGGCGCCAAGGCGGTGGGATTGAGCGGCAAGGACGGCAGCCTGATTCAGGCGCGCAAACATTTGGCCGAGGTGCATGAAAACGGCAAGGTCAGCAAAGTAGATATCGGCTTTGTCGGTGACGTGGCCAATGTGCAAACCGAACTGATCGGTCATCTGCTTGACAAAGGATATATCCCGGTCATTGCGCCGGTTGGAGAGGGCGACGACTACGCCAGCTACAACATCAACGCCGATTACGTCGCAGGCGAGATCGCCGGTGCGTTGAAGGCGGAGAAATTGCTGCTCTTGACCGACGTCGAAGGCATCTATACCGATTATCAGGACAAGTCGAGCTTTATCTCGACGCTGACGGTCGGACAGGCGAAAAAAATGATCGCAGGCGGTTCGATCGCCGGCGGCATGATTCCGAAAGTCGAAGCCTGCCTGCGGGCGCTCTCCGGCGGCGCGAAAAAGACGCACATCATTGACGGCCGCCAATCCCACTCTCTGCTGCTCGAAGTCTTCACGACAGAGGGCATCGGCACCGAAGTGGTCGGGTAAGAAGGAGGCTGCAAGATGGATAAAGCGCAAGTGAAAGAACTCGACAGCCGGCATTATATGCAGGTGTTCGGGCGTTACGATATTGTCCTCAGTCACGGGGAAGGCCCCTATGTGTTTGACAACGAGGGCAAACGCTATCTCGATTTTCTGGCCGGCATCGCGGTCAATCTGCTGGGACATGGTCACAGCGGCCTGGTCAAGGCAATCGCCGACCAGGCCGGAAAAATGATCCATTGTTCCAATCTCTACTACACCGAAGCGCAAGCGCTTTTGGCCAAGCGACTGGCTGCGGCCAGCGGCCTGGAAAGAGTGTTTCTCGCCAACAGCGGCGCAGAAGCGAACGAGGGTGCGATGAAACTGGCACGCAAGTATGCGGCCAAACAAGGCGGCGAGCGGCGGGAAATCATCACCGCGCAGCATGGCTTTCACGGCCGGACGTTGGCGACGCTGACCGCGACCG from Azotosporobacter soli includes:
- the amrS gene encoding AmmeMemoRadiSam system radical SAM enzyme, whose protein sequence is MREALYYEAGHDGAVGCRLCPKGCEIKAAQSGACRVRRNDGGRLYSLNYGQCSACALDPLEKKPLYHFSPGQKVLSLGTFGCNMSCRYCQNWTLSQQEPATKYLSPQDAVALALRYRERGNIGLAYTYSEPTVWYEYVWDTAQAAREEGLKNVVVTNGFINQEPLKRWLEVIDAINIDVKAFNKEFYRKICGAELTPVLKCVEMAARRCHVEITTLLVPGHNDDLAEVESLARWLAGINPDIPLHLTRYHPDYQFTAPETPLSMLSAAQEAARTHLHYVYIGNVAGEEKNSCCPHCGAVLLERFAGDMSAEVGQECLQCGAKIQFTGPYL
- the argC gene encoding N-acetyl-gamma-glutamyl-phosphate reductase; amino-acid sequence: MKVSIIGATGYAGAELIRLVAAHPEAELLHITSESSTGQAIDQLYPHLRGLETKVLGSMNQLEELAQSDLVFIALPHGHAMTSGKALAEAGVKVVDLGADYRFSDEAVYEEWYKVKHTHPASGAVYGLTELNRAKVKDAKIVGNPGCYTTASILALAPLVKAGLVETDSLVIDAKSGVSGAGRGFSMNSHFTETWENFKAYNIAGHRHTPEIEQALSLLAGEALTLTFTPHLVPMSRGILSTCYGKLKNGVTPQQITNAFEEMYAGEYFIRLLGLGGYPATKNVRGSNFCDIGWHLDQRTGRVVVVSAIDNLVKGAAGQAVQNMNVMSGFDEKAGLELVPLYP
- the argJ gene encoding bifunctional glutamate N-acetyltransferase/amino-acid acetyltransferase ArgJ, giving the protein MQIEDMKIPQGFYGGGVKAGIKKSGKEDVAVLYSKVPANGAAVFTTNTMAAAPVVVSRRVVQNGKVQAIVVNSGCANACTGVQGQVDAQAMAHQTAGLLNVAQDEVIVASTGVIGVPLPMGKISAGIKSAVEKSSADGFEDVKLAMMTTDTFPKTCSVDFTLGGKPVRIAGLAKGSGMIHPNMATMLCFIMTDADIEADVLQTALKHAVDQSFHRITVDGDSSTNDMVAVLANALAGNAAITKAAGEDYGAFLKALTAVCIHLAKLVARDGEGATKFLEITVQGATSEADAHKAAMAIAKSPLVKTAFFGQDPNWGRILCAVGYSEAAADPEKVSLTIGGLPVVKEGQGVADQTGALKDVMAEHDINVVVDLGVGSEAATVWTCDFSYEYVKINGEYHT
- the argB gene encoding acetylglutamate kinase; the encoded protein is MTNPVNKAQVLIETLPYIQKFAGKTVVIKYGGNAMVSEELKHSVIQDIILMQCLGMKPVVVHGGGPEITGYLKKLGKETEFVSGLRVTDAETMNVAEMVLVGKLNSEIVRLFNQNGAKAVGLSGKDGSLIQARKHLAEVHENGKVSKVDIGFVGDVANVQTELIGHLLDKGYIPVIAPVGEGDDYASYNINADYVAGEIAGALKAEKLLLLTDVEGIYTDYQDKSSFISTLTVGQAKKMIAGGSIAGGMIPKVEACLRALSGGAKKTHIIDGRQSHSLLLEVFTTEGIGTEVVG